From the genome of Cytophagales bacterium WSM2-2:
TTACCATACACCGTCTGAGCTTCAGACAATGCATAATCGATGTCTGCGCGAAGGGTGTGCAATGGAATGCGTCCTTCTTTATATTGTTCTGTACGGGCCATATCAGCACCTGCCAAACGACCTGACAATTTCACTTTAATACCTTCCGCTCCTACCCGCATAGTTGAGGCAATAGCCTGCTTCATTGCCCTGCGGTAAGAAATACGGGCTTCCAATTGCTGTGCAATTGATTCACCTACCAGTTTGGCATCCAACTCAGGACGCTTAATTTCAAAAATGTTGATTTGAACATCTTTGTTGGTAAGTTTTTTCAATTCTTCCTTAATCTTATCAACCTCGGTACCACCTTTTCCAATAACAACACCAGGACGAGCCGTGTGAATAGTCAACGTGATTCTCTTCAGTGTGCGTTCGATTACCACTTTCGAGATACCGCCTTTTTGAATACGGGCATCGACATACTTTCTGATCTTGTGGTCTTCAACCAATTTGTCAGAAAAACTCTTGCCACCATACCAGCTGGAATCCCATCCACGAACGATTCCAAGTCTAAGGCCAACCGGGTTTATTTTCTGTCCCATTATTCTTGAGTTTCTTTAACTGCTTTTGCTTTCTTTTCTTTTTTTGCTTCAGCGGGCATGCGATCTACAACCAACGTGATGTGGTTTGAACGCTTTCTCACGCGGTGAGCACGTCCCTGGGGAGCTGGTCTCAAACGCTTCAGGATGCGACCTCCATCCACGAAAATTTCTTTCACAAACAGGTCAGCTTCCTCCAGTTTCACATCTGAATTTTTTGCTTCCCAGTTGTTAATTGCTGACAGCAACAGCTTCTCCATTTTAGCTGAAGGATGCTTGGCATCGTATTTCAATATGTTCAGGGCTCTGCTTACGCGTTCGCCACGAATCAAATCTGCAATCAGTCTCATCTTACGGGGAGATGAAGGAGAGTTGTTGAGATAAGCTGTAGCCGGACCAGACTTGGCTGCTTCCTTGATAGCTGCCAGTTTCTCCCTTTTTACAACCGATCTTTTCTTTTTCTTTTCAGTTTCCATTTTTCAGGTGTCTTGAAATTATTTAGAGGCTTCAGCTTTGTTATTTCCTGAGTGGCCTTTGAATGTGCGGGTCGGAGCGAATTCGCCCAATTTGTGGCCCACCATGTTTTCAGTGACATACACAGGAATAAATTTATTTCCATTGTGCACGGCAAACGTGAACCCGATAAGCTCAGGAGTGATTGTGCTTCTCCGTGACCATGTTTTGATCACCGATTTTTTACCTGATTGCTCCATTACTTGCACTTTCTTTTGCAAGCGGCTGTCTAGGTACGGACCTTTTTTTACTGACCTTCCCATTATTTCTTCCTCTTTGTAATGATTAGACCATCAGAATACTTCTTCGGGTGACGGGTTTTCTTGCCCTTCGCCAACAAGCCCTTGCGTGAGCGAGGGTGACCGCCAGATGCGCGACCTTCACCACCACCCATCGGGTGATCAACAGGGTTCATCGCTACTGCACGTGTACGAGGACGAATTCCTCTCCAGCGTGAACGACCCGCTTTACCTACTTTCTCATTCATGTGCTCTGCATTGGAAACAGCTCCAACCACAGCAACACAATTCACTAACACGTTACGCATTTCGCCAGAAGGCATACGCAGTGTTGCATACTCTCCTTCGCGGGCAACTAACTGAACAAAAGATCCAGCGCTGCGGGCGATCGAAGCTCCCTTACCCGGCTTCATTTCCACGTTGTGTACAATTGTACCAACAGGAATCTTAGCCAAAGGAAGTGCATTGCCTACTTCAGGGGCTACATCCGGACCAGACAATAAAGTCTGACCAACTTTAATTCCTTGCGGGGCAACGATATATGATTTGAAACCGTCAGCATAATACAGTTTAGCCACGCGTGCAGTTCTTGTAGGATCGTACTCGATCGATTTTACAACTGCAGGGATACCAAACTTATCACGCTTGAAATCGATGATACGTAATTTCTGCTTGTGACCGCCACCGATATAGCGCATGGTCATACGACCTTCACCATTACGACCACCGGTCTTCTTTAATGTAACAACCAGCGATTTCTCAGGGCGAGACTCCGTGATGTCCTCAAACCCAGGCGATAGCCTGTGGCGTGTGCCGGGAGTTACTGGTTTTAATTTCTTCATTGCCATGACGGACCTTAATTAAGGGTTGTCTTAAAAATTATACGTTGCTATAAAAATCAATTACTTCACCTGTGGCCAGCGTTACAATAGCTTTTTTGTAATCAGGCTTGCGACCTGCCAGTGTACCTGCCTTAGTAAAGCGTACTTTTTTCTTACCTAATACATTGATTGTATTTACACGCTCAACGTTCACGCCATACATTTTCTCTACTGCATTCTTGATCTCCACTTTGTTGGCAGTGCCTTCTACAATAAATCCGTATTTGCCTTTCTCGTTAAGGGCAGAAACTTTTTCTGTTACCAATGGTCTCTTCAATATGCTCATCTTATGCTTGGTTTAACAGGTTGCTGATTTTTTCTACTGAACCTTCTGCTAAGATCAGGTGCTCAGCGTGGAGCACATCATAAGTATTGATCTGGGAAGCAGTGATGATTTTAGTGTTCGGGATGTTCCGGCCTGAGAGGGCTACATTCTTTTTAGCTTCAGGAAGAACGAGGAGTGTTTTTTTATCGCCAAGAGAAAGGGACTTCAGCATTTGAATGAAGCCTTTTGTCTTTGGGGCCTCGAAGTTGAAATCTTCTACAACTGCGATTGAGTTGTCTTTTGCTTTATAAGTAAGAGCTGATCTGCGAGCCAGGTCTTTTACTTTCTTATTCAATTTGAATGAGTAGTCGCGGGGCGTAGGACCGAAAATCCGACCACCACCTTTGAACTGAGGGTTTTTAATGTTACCCGCACGTGCGCCCCCGGTTCCCTTTTGTTTCTTGATCTTTTTGGAAGATCCGCTGATTTCGTTTCTCTGCTTTGACTTGTGTGTGCCCTGGCGCTGGTTGGCCAAAATACTTTTCACATCCAAATAAATCGCGTGATCGTTGGGCTCTATGCCAAACACCTCGCTGGAGAGGCTCACATTGCGACCGGTCTTTTCACCGTTATATTTTACAACCGCTAAGTCCATTACTTTTGAAGGATTATCGTTGAATTCTTTGCACCAGGAACAGAACCGCTCACGAGGATGAGGTTTTGCTCTGCTAATATTTTTACCACTTTAAGGTTTGTGTTCTTCACACGCTCGCCACCCATGCGGCCTGGCAAACGCTTGCCTTTGATTACACGGGAAGCAAAAGAGGCGTTACCCATAGAACCAGGAGCACGAAGGCGGTTGTGCTGACCGTGAGTCTGGCCACCAACACCCTGGAAGTTGTGACGCTTTACAACACCCTGAAAGCCCTTACCTTTTGAAGTACCAATGGCATCTAAAAAGTCGCCTTCCACAAATACGTCACCTACTTTTATTTCTTTTCCCAATTCCATCAGGCTGGCAAATTCATCGCTTACATCGCGGAACTCAACCACATTTCTTTTGGGAGTAGTACCTGCTTTCTTGAAATGACCTACCATGGCATTAGGCGTGTTCTTTTCTTTCTTTTCGCCAAACGCCAATTGCAAAGCCTTGTAGCCATCGGACTCCTTGGTTTTTACTTGCGTAACCACACAAGGGCCAGCCTCAATAACTGTCACCGGCACGCTTTGACCATCCTGGCCGAAAACGCTGGTCATTCCTACTTTACGTCCTAATATTCCAGGCATAATTGAAACCTATTTTGCTGATTTTAAGCCGTTTTGCGGTCTTCTTCCGCAAAAAGGACTGCAAAGATAGGAACTAAAGTGTACCTAACAAGACCTGAATTTGAAATTTTTAGAGATGCCCCCTGATTTAAAGCATTGATTTAAGTGATGTTAATACAAAGTACCTCTGCCTGAGAAGTGGAACCTCCTCAATATCTAGCCTTTACATTTTTGCTGGGTGTATGAAAACCAAGGCTATTCTAGCCTTAGAATTTCATTTTAGGATGCTCTTTTTGGCCAAACTGAATGGAATTGTAATACTTCTGCTTTCGTTTACCTTCTGCTGTTTTGTAATACGCTTTGGGGCCACACGAGCTTAAGATGACTAAAGCCGAGATCAATAAAGCAGCAATTCGTTTCATACTTCTTGGAGTGAATCGTTGAGCATAAATACTGACTCTGAAGCAATTGAAGGCGCTATCATCTGCAAATAGTACTTTTGCCGGACGAAACAACCGGGCAGACGCCCAATGATTAATTACTATGGAGCAATCCCGAACAGAAATAGCTCAGCTTGGCGAATTTGGGCTGATTGAACGCATAAAGGAGAATTTCTCGCCACAGAATCCCTCATCTATTAAAGGAATTGGGGACGATGCTGCTGTAATTAATATTGGGAATGAGAATTTGCTTGTCTCTACCGATATGCTCATTGAAGGTCCACATTTTGACCTGGCTTATGTTCCGTTGCAACACCTGGGATATAAGGCAGTGGCCGTAAACATAAGTGATATCGCTGCCATGAATGGGAAGCCTGAACAAATTGTGATTTCGTTAGGATTGAGCAACCGGTTTTCACTCGAGGCAGTAGATGTACTCTATGATGGAATCAAGGCTGCATGCAAAAACTACAATGTAGACCTGGTTGGAGGAGACACCACATCCTCACCTTCGGGTTTGGTTATTTCAATAACTGCGATTGGTCGTGCTGAAAAGGAGAAGACGGTGCTGCGAAGTACTGCAAAGCCAAACGATATTATTTGTGTGACCGGAGATTTGGGTGCGGCCTTCATGGGCCTACAAGTTCTAGAACGCGAAAAACAAGTTTTTAAGTCTAATCCGGAAATGCAACCTGACCTGGAGAAGTATGAGTATCTCGTTGGGCGGCAATTAAAGCCTGAGGCTCGAATGGATATCATTTATGAGCTAGCCGAGAAAGGAATTGTGCCCACATCAATGATCGATGTCTCGGACGGGCTCGCCAGTGAGTTGTTTCACCTCAGTAAGGATTCAAATGTTGGTGTTAAGGTTTTTGAAGACAAAATTCCAATCGATAACATAGCTTACGAAACGGCCATTGAATTCAAGATCGACCCGATTACCGCGGTGCTTAATGGTGGCGAAGACTATGAACTTCTATTTACCATCAAGCCTGCTGACTTTGAGAAAATAAAAAACCATCCCGACATCCATTTAATTGGACATACGCACGACAATCCAAATCAGAATGTGATGATTTCCAAACAGGGAACCGTGGTGCCTTTGAAAGCTCAGGGTTGGAAGCATTTTTAGGCATTACAATAACTATACTGGTCAACGGCTAATCCTTCTGGCTTTCCCATGCCATCTTTACTATATTTGGTATAGTTCGAATTGAGATGCTTCGTCAAAAAAATTTCGGAATTGGGTTAATAATGCTGATTGGCATTTCATGTTCCATTGTAAAGGACAGTGATGTCACCTCGCTGGATCAGCTCAATCAATTGAAATTAACTTCAATTGAGATCATTCAGAATTTAAATGGAACCTCGAGTCCCCAATCGTACAAAACAGCTGCTACAGACTCTATCTATGCAACCCCTGCAACTACCACCATTGATTTTAATCAAAAGGTTAGTGGTACAATAACGAAGATGACATCGATCGCATGGCCTTCATTCACTAAAACAAAGATGCTCTTCAGAAGTAAAATCACCTCAACGGGCATCGTGATTAAGAATTATTTCTACAAAAACGGTGTGCCACGCGCGTGCCAGGTTTATCAAAACAACCAGCTTAAGGAAGCATATTCATTTTATTATACCAGTACCTGGAAATTAACCGATATACGCTCCAGAGTTTATTTATCCGTGCCCGCTGCGGACACTATCATTTACCGTGATTCCCTGATTTATAATTCTTCCGGATATATTTCGAGTTTGATTCGTCATTTTCCGAGTCCGCTCCCGGCAAAGTCACCTGTTACAATTAACTTCAGTTATCAGACTTTTAGTAGCAATGGGGGTCTCTCTCTGGGAGGAAATGGTCCTATCTCCTACAATGGTTACAGCTACACCTTCGGAAACTGCAATTGTCCCAATAGTTCAGGCAGCACTTGCTCTGGCTGTGACGTGCAGGTGGGGAACAGTTACACCTCGCACTACATTACTCAGGGACTCCAGGTAAGTAACATCGTGAATCAGTTTCAAATCCAGGATATAAAAGTGACCAATGGAAATAATGGCTGTGGTGGCAGTGGCGGGCCAAATGATTATGACACTTATTATTTCCATCCGCTGATGTTACTCAAAGGAATGTTTAGTCATGGAGACATTTTGTTTAACATTTATTCGATTGACTGGCTACAACCAGGTGCGCAGATCAGTGGTTTATTACAGAAAAACGAGTCCGTCATTTTTAACTTCAATTATGTGCGCTAAAAAGTTCATCTTCTTTTTTGCAATCATCGTTGCGGTTAATAATGTGAATGCGCAATTCTCTTTACCACGAATTGATGTTGAAGCCAAACTGACTCAAAACGTTGTACCTGGAGGCGACCGGGAAGATGGAACACTGAAGGCCATGGAGACATCCAACCTTCAATTGGGAGCTCACTGGCAGATCAATCAAAATATCGCCCTCGGCTGGGTTTACTCAACCAGTTTGCGAGGAAACGGTTACAATGCGAAGGATTTCAATTTCAATTTTGGTGGAGGTGACACAAAAGCTCTGACCTCGTACAGTTGCGCAGACCTTCGCTTGTCAACCGGAAGAGCCGCGCGCTGGAGACCTTATATTAGCTTGCAGTACGGCCGGGTAGAGATCATTGAAGACCGCGGTTCATTCCGTCTTGCATCAAAACAAAATGCATTCGGTGGTAGTTTGGGAATCATGCGAAGAATGGGAAACCGACTCTACTGGAATGTGTTTGAAGCAAGCGCCCGCTCGTTTAGCAAGATCTATTGGGCAGATTGCAATTTCATGCTCGAGGTCAAAACAGGCTTCACTTATAACATCGGGAAGAGAAAATAATCATTATGAAAAAGCTAACTCTTCCGTTGGCTTTCATTCTTGTATCGTCAACGGTAGTGCTTTCGCAAAACATGCTGAAGGCAACAGTAAAAGTAAAATCACCTGTTACTCTCGCCTACTCGGCAGACAACAAGTACCTCGCACTGGCATCTCCGGGAGAAGTCCAACTTCTCAATGCCGGAAGCGACACCAAGGCAAATATCATTGCCGGCTCGCGAGGTGTGAATGGACTTGCATTCAGCAACGACAACACATCGCTTGCCGCTGCTTGTGCTGATGGCACAATAAAAATCTGGTCCATTCCTGATGGGAAACTGGTATCAACGCTAAAAGGGCACACAAGTGTCGTCATCGCACTTCGTTTTTGTGATGGTGATAAATCGCTCGTCTCTATCTCGGACGACAAGTCAGTGAATATATGGGATGCAAAGGCAGGAACACTTCTCCAAAGCAAGAAAGACCACACCAAAGCGCTTCGTGGCCTTGATGTTAGTTTAGACGGGAAGTGGATTGCTACTGCTGGTGCCGAGCGTGACATTTTCCTAAGAGATGCAATTACTGGGGAAACAGTAAAAAAATTTACAGGTCACGAAGGTTGGGTTCGAACACTGGCGTTCTCACCCGACAATAAGATTCTGGCCAGCGGCAGTGACGACAAAAGAATAATCTTGTGGGATGTAGAGACTGGCAAGCAAGTGCGGCAATTTCCACAGAAGGGCTGGACCTATGACATCAAATTCAGTAATGATGGCAAATACATTTTCGCAGCTCTGGAAAAAAACGCTATTGGAGTTTATGATGTCAGCAATGGATTGCCTGCGCTCAAGCTGGATGATTTCGAAACTCCTGTGTTGTGCATGGCCATCAGTCCCAATGGAAAAGAAGTCGCCTCGATTCAGGAATTCACCAATGAAGTAAAGTATTGGAACATTGAGTCATTGAACATCTCACCGGTCTTTCGTTTTAAAGACAAAAAAGATGTGAATCCTCCGCAGATTTTTGTTTCTAATCCACCCAATATCCAGGACAATCAGTTTCGCTACTCCAAAGACCAGATCGATATCACCGGTTCAGTAATTGACGAATCGGGAGTCAGACGTTTGCGCATCAATGGTCTTGAAACCCCGATCAAATCCAATGGAAATTTTTTGATCCGCTTACCGCTGAGTATGGGTGACAATTTCGTAACGATTGAAGCTACCGATGTAAATGACAATATCGCATTGAAAAAATTCTCGATCCTCCGTAAAGATTTGCTGGGTGAAGACTACGATGCCTCGAAGGCGAAGAATTTCCTCTTTGTGGTTGGTATCAACAATTATGAACACTGGCCACATCTCAACAATGCGGTGAAAGATGCGAATGACCTTGCCGGCACACTGATGGGCATGTACAATTTCGATTTCTCGAATGTCACCGTGTTGCGCGATGAACAAGCTACACGAAATAATATCTACAAGACGATGCGCAATTTTATCAACCTGGTCTCACCGACTGATAACCTTGTAATCTACTTCTCTGGTCATGGACATTTTGATGAGTTGCTTAAAGAAGGATATTGGATTCCTTATGAAGCTAAAGTAAATGAAGAGGGCGATTACCTTCCGAATTCCTCCATTCTGAAAATCATTGAAAGTATCAACTCGCAACACATCTTCCTTATTGCAGATGCTTGCTTCTCGGGTTCTTTGTTTGGGGAGCAAAAGCGAGGTTACGCTGATAACGTGGAGAAGTATAAATCACGTTGGGGTTTGGCGTCTGGGAGATTGGAAACTGTTTCCGATGGGGCGCAAGGAACCAATAGTCCATTTGCCACGCAACTCCTGAAATTTTTGAAAGACAACTCCAAAGATAAGGTAACAGTCTCCGAAGTGATTCAGGCGGTGAAGCTGGGCGTTGCCGAAACCACTAATCAGACTCCAATTGGGAACCCGCTAAAAGTGACTGGCGATGAGGGTGGCGAGTTTGTTTTTTACAAGAAGAAATAAGGTCTATCAGTCTTCCGGATACGGGATAAAAACAAAGTTGGTAAACTCCTGGTCTACCACGAAGAGACAGCAAAATTCATCGGGGTCCTTGTATGCTTTCAGAAAATCATCTTGTTTGTCTTTGGCAATGAACTCGCGTTGCACAAATTCATCCATGAACGAGGCATAGTAATTCCAGTCAAGGTTCAATTCAAATTTTCCAATTAGCAATTGACCTATTGATAGTTCTTCTTTTGAAATCGGGAATATGGGGTTTTCAAATCCGCCTTTGCGAATCTGGTATGATGCTTCCTTGATGGTGTCGGCAATTTTTACAAAGTCCTGGGAAATAGTTCCCAGGTATTTTCCGCTGAGTTCGGGGTCATTGATCATTACTTTTTTTGCTTTAAATGTTCAGTTCGATTGAACAAAGGTACGTTCAGTTTGAGTCGCTATACTTCAATTGGGCGCCTTTTCTTCAGCCATTGAAAAATCAAACCTTTCTTAAAATATTCAATCAGCATTAAATTAGGAAGCCAGCTTGCCCATGCTATGATTGCATAAGCTAAAGGTTGGTTCAGATTGAAATAAAATGAAGAGCAGAAAATATAAACACGCAAAGTGATCGCAGCAAGTGTCAGTGAAAAACTTCGCCACATCCAAAGCTCATGTGCTATGATGTCTTTCTTCCTGATTTTTCGAAATGCTTCCAGTGTAAAGTAAAACCACAACCCGCATTGTAGCAGAAAGCTGGTCAATACCATCGGCCCGCGGTCGACAAAGAAACTCATGCCCAGGGCCCCCGGTGCAGCAAAAAACAGAATTCCGAAAACATAGAAGTATCCCGTCTTCCTATGAAACTTTATATACCTGCTCCGAAACCATTTCGAAACCTGTATAAATCCAGCGATAAGAATTAGTCCGGCAATAAGGACATGGAAATAGTAGAACGGAAGATAAATACCGGAAGCGACAGCGGCTTGTTTGATTCTCAGAAATCCATAAGACGAATCGAAATTAAAATAATAGAGTGTGTTCAGCGTCAGCGCTGCACCAAGAACAAAAAGCAATACCCAAAAAAATCTTCTGGCAAAAATCATCCGGCATCACCCGACTCACTTGATTCCTTGCCGACCATACGCACCAGAAAATCCAGGTTGTACCTGTCGATTTCAGAAGCATTGGAGTAAACTTCATCGTAGGATTTGGTCAGCGGTTTGTAATTGGAGAAATAATTATGCCGCTCAGGATCTTCGAAGATATAGCCATTGGCCGCCAGTATTTCATCCCTCATCAATCGCAAGGTTTCATCACTGACAAATGAGGTATTTACATTCCGCTGAGCTTCCCTATCATAGAAGTCAAAATTGCCTGTGAGGTATGAGCTATCCATTTTAACAAATTCAGTAAAGCTGAATCTGCGTGAAGAGTTTTTCGCTGTAAGCGTTTGACCGCTTAGCTCGTAGAAACTGTAATAGGGATAATTTATCTCGGCTGCATTCGCTGGTCCATACTCCATGTCGTTGGTTATTACAGCCTTCGCCTGGAACAGTCCGTTTTCTAGTTTGGTAAACTCAAAATCCTGATCTCCGAAAGCACCTACATCCCCAACTATATTCCGGTCTTTGTCCAGCAAAATAATCTTGCGGGTAGAATAAAATTCTCCACGCCCACCGATGTAACGAGTCTTGAAAACAGAAATAAATGCATCAAGCGTTTCAGAAAGACTGAATGGCTTCTCTGTTGAACTTTCTATGTAGTCATTTCCGAATTGATAGCCCGCGTTTTCGCCTGAAGAAGGCGTCATGAACCCGCTATTGACAAGTTCAAAAATATGATTCACGACAAAATATGCCGGTGAAATTACAAGTCCAATGGATTGATAATTTGCTTCTCCAGACGGAGGGTATAGTATGTTTATCAAATCCTGATGGTCCTTGCCCAGCGCGAATGTATTCCCGGTGAGGAAAGCAAAATCCCTGACACTTTCCTCAGCCCCGGCTGAAGGGAGGCCCTGCTTAAAAGTAAATTGTGTATCAAACCAGCCGTACCCGTCTACATTCTTGACAATTGCTGCTGCTCCATCTGCATCATACGGTATTAGCCACTCGAAATTCGCTGGTACAAGTTCTTTCCCTTCCAGTGAATAATAACCGATTTTTCCTTCGTTCCTTACTTCCACTGCTCCTTCCAAGTGCATCGAAGGGTTACCAATCAGGTCAAACTCGGCAGGCACAATCACTTTGCCTGTCTCATCAAGAAGACCCATTTTAAAATTTTGTGGATTCTGAGGTTGTATGGATTCAAAAGTATACTCACCCTTCACAACATAGTAGTACGTCATGTTTTTGTGGTGAGCGTACCAGACTACCGAATCGTATCCCTTCTTCAATTCAATTGATTTATCATAATATATTTTCCGGTCGGCCATCAGTCGGTCGAGTGCAGCTGCATTTTCGATTTCGTTTTTTACCGAGATATACTTCGTATATAATTCTTCAGCATCGAGTCGACTCACAAATAGTTTTTTTCCTTTTCGGACTAATTGAATTTTGCAAAAAGTCCGTTGCGCTGATTGGCCCTGGCCGGTTAATTCCACCGGCACCAGAATCACGAGGAATGATGGATCAGGTACAAGCTCGGCTTCGCTCATAATAATTGTAGCGCTGATCTGTGGATCGCTGTTTCCTAGAATGGCAATAGCTTTCCTTATCTCATCGCTCTTTTGAAAAGTCTGAAACAACTTGAATAGATCCTTTTCAGAGCCAGTCAGTTTACTTTGAAAATCCGTTAGGAAAATTTTTACGTTCTCATCTAGTCCTTCATTCTTTTTTGAAGAAACCGAACAGGCGACAGCAACTGCAAAAAGCACCAGTGTTGCCATCAGGGATACTTTCTTTATAGTCGTCATAATCTGAATTTTAAATTTCACCGTTTACTTCGGGCATGAATTAATGCTTTCCATTTAATGTCAGCTTCAGTTTCTTAGCTCGATTGGGATAATCCGTAATAATTCCATCTACACCCATCTCTTTCAATTCCTTCATGTCTGACTCATTGTTTACGGTCCAGGGGATGACGCGCATGTGACCGATTTTCTTGACCTTGATGTTACGTGTTGGGTTAAGCGCATGTAAGTGTGCAATTTCGTTCTTATCGAGCAAATGAAAATCCGGGCTGTAGATATCCGGGAAGAAACCAAGTTCATGCAGATTGTCTCTCGATTCTTTGAGATTATCGATCAACAGGGCGAGTCGCACATTTGGATATTTCTGATGCCAGTATTGCAGTACGCGAATATCAAATGACTGGATCACCACACGGTCCCACGGCAGGTACTGATCAATCAGGTCGTGCGCCAGGTCTGAAAACTCTTCAGGCTTGGGATGAAATGTACCGTCCCCTGTCTTCGCACTCTTGATCTCGATATTATAGTCCACTTCATACTTGGTAAAATTCTTGATGTGGTTTTCGACAGCAACGATCACATCCGAAAGCAACGGTTTGGAAACTTTAAGCTTTTGCTGCTCTTCGAATTTCTTATTGCCTTTCGACCCGCAATCCCACGACTTCACTTCCTCATAACTCATCTGAAAAATGTTGAACTTCTTTTCATCCTTCCCCTTGATTTCATTGCCGGAGGGATCAAGGCAAAAATCCGCATTCATCCAGGGTTCATGCGAAACAATCACTTGCTTGTCTTTCGTTATTGTCAAATCCATTTCAAGTGTGGTAACACCGGAATCCAGTGCAACCATAAATGCAGGAATGGTATTTTCAGGCATCAGGCCTCTGGCGCCACGGTGGCCCTGTACATCAAATTTTGGGGTCATGATTTGTGCCACAGCATTATTTATGATGAAGAGCAGAAGTGCGCTGTGTTTTACGAATTTAATCAAGGTGTTTTTCATTCGCTTTAAATATAAATCAAATTTTCATTCTCACGGACAGTCGTTTAGTACCGATGCGATCTATGACAAACTCCATTAACTTTGCGGCTTCAATTTTCCATCCATGAAGTTTGCCCGTAAAAAGTATTCCAGCGAAACACTCCTACGTCTTTATGAATCCTTGCTCCGTCCGCGTCTTATTGAAGAAAAAATGCTCATTCTGCTTCGCCAGAACAAGATCAGCAAATGGTTCAGCGGTATAGGTCAGGAAGCCATTTCTGTCGGAATCACTGCGGCTTTAGATAAGGACGAATACATTTTGCCGATGCACCGGAACCTGGGTGTTTTTACAGGCCGGGAGATGCCTTTCGACAGGCTCTTTGCACAATGGCAAGGCACAATGAAAGGATACACCAAAGGACGAGACCGTTCTTTTCACTTTGGCACCAATGAGCATCACATTGTTGGAATGATCTCGCACCTCGGGCCTCAAAATGGAGTGGCCGATGGAATTGCGCTAGCCACCAAACTAAAAAAAGAAAATAAGGTCACCGTTGTATTTAATGGAGATGGTGGAACAAGTGAAGGGGACTTTCACGAAGCGGTAAACGTAGCCGCAGTTTGGGACTTGCCGGTAATCTTTGTCATTGAAAACAACGGG
Proteins encoded in this window:
- the thiL gene encoding thiamine-monophosphate kinase is translated as MEQSRTEIAQLGEFGLIERIKENFSPQNPSSIKGIGDDAAVINIGNENLLVSTDMLIEGPHFDLAYVPLQHLGYKAVAVNISDIAAMNGKPEQIVISLGLSNRFSLEAVDVLYDGIKAACKNYNVDLVGGDTTSSPSGLVISITAIGRAEKEKTVLRSTAKPNDIICVTGDLGAAFMGLQVLEREKQVFKSNPEMQPDLEKYEYLVGRQLKPEARMDIIYELAEKGIVPTSMIDVSDGLASELFHLSKDSNVGVKVFEDKIPIDNIAYETAIEFKIDPITAVLNGGEDYELLFTIKPADFEKIKNHPDIHLIGHTHDNPNQNVMISKQGTVVPLKAQGWKHF
- the rpsC gene encoding 30S ribosomal protein S3, whose protein sequence is MGQKINPVGLRLGIVRGWDSSWYGGKSFSDKLVEDHKIRKYVDARIQKGGISKVVIERTLKRITLTIHTARPGVVIGKGGTEVDKIKEELKKLTNKDVQINIFEIKRPELDAKLVGESIAQQLEARISYRRAMKQAIASTMRVGAEGIKVKLSGRLAGADMARTEQYKEGRIPLHTLRADIDYALSEAQTVYGKIGIKVWIFKGEVYGKRDLSPNVGMVSNTGENKGGNAPSGGGGGERRGRGGDDRRRSGGGDDRRRSGGGDNRRGGKR
- the rplW gene encoding 50S ribosomal protein L23, which encodes MSILKRPLVTEKVSALNEKGKYGFIVEGTANKVEIKNAVEKMYGVNVERVNTINVLGKKKVRFTKAGTLAGRKPDYKKAIVTLATGEVIDFYSNV
- the rplD gene encoding 50S ribosomal protein L4, whose product is MDLAVVKYNGEKTGRNVSLSSEVFGIEPNDHAIYLDVKSILANQRQGTHKSKQRNEISGSSKKIKKQKGTGGARAGNIKNPQFKGGGRIFGPTPRDYSFKLNKKVKDLARRSALTYKAKDNSIAVVEDFNFEAPKTKGFIQMLKSLSLGDKKTLLVLPEAKKNVALSGRNIPNTKIITASQINTYDVLHAEHLILAEGSVEKISNLLNQA
- the rpsS gene encoding 30S ribosomal protein S19; this translates as MGRSVKKGPYLDSRLQKKVQVMEQSGKKSVIKTWSRRSTITPELIGFTFAVHNGNKFIPVYVTENMVGHKLGEFAPTRTFKGHSGNNKAEASK
- the rplB gene encoding 50S ribosomal protein L2 — translated: MAMKKLKPVTPGTRHRLSPGFEDITESRPEKSLVVTLKKTGGRNGEGRMTMRYIGGGHKQKLRIIDFKRDKFGIPAVVKSIEYDPTRTARVAKLYYADGFKSYIVAPQGIKVGQTLLSGPDVAPEVGNALPLAKIPVGTIVHNVEMKPGKGASIARSAGSFVQLVAREGEYATLRMPSGEMRNVLVNCVAVVGAVSNAEHMNEKVGKAGRSRWRGIRPRTRAVAMNPVDHPMGGGEGRASGGHPRSRKGLLAKGKKTRHPKKYSDGLIITKRKK
- the glpQ gene encoding glycerophosphoryl diester phosphodiesterase, whose product is MKNTLIKFVKHSALLLFIINNAVAQIMTPKFDVQGHRGARGLMPENTIPAFMVALDSGVTTLEMDLTITKDKQVIVSHEPWMNADFCLDPSGNEIKGKDEKKFNIFQMSYEEVKSWDCGSKGNKKFEEQQKLKVSKPLLSDVIVAVENHIKNFTKYEVDYNIEIKSAKTGDGTFHPKPEEFSDLAHDLIDQYLPWDRVVIQSFDIRVLQYWHQKYPNVRLALLIDNLKESRDNLHELGFFPDIYSPDFHLLDKNEIAHLHALNPTRNIKVKKIGHMRVIPWTVNNESDMKELKEMGVDGIITDYPNRAKKLKLTLNGKH
- the rplC gene encoding 50S ribosomal protein L3, which gives rise to MPGILGRKVGMTSVFGQDGQSVPVTVIEAGPCVVTQVKTKESDGYKALQLAFGEKKEKNTPNAMVGHFKKAGTTPKRNVVEFRDVSDEFASLMELGKEIKVGDVFVEGDFLDAIGTSKGKGFQGVVKRHNFQGVGGQTHGQHNRLRAPGSMGNASFASRVIKGKRLPGRMGGERVKNTNLKVVKILAEQNLILVSGSVPGAKNSTIILQK
- the rplV gene encoding 50S ribosomal protein L22, coding for METEKKKKRSVVKREKLAAIKEAAKSGPATAYLNNSPSSPRKMRLIADLIRGERVSRALNILKYDAKHPSAKMEKLLLSAINNWEAKNSDVKLEEADLFVKEIFVDGGRILKRLRPAPQGRAHRVRKRSNHITLVVDRMPAEAKKEKKAKAVKETQE